The Terriglobia bacterium genome contains a region encoding:
- a CDS encoding PspA/IM30 family protein gives MALLERVSALIRANLNDLVDRAEDPQKMLKQVILDMQNQMLQVKTQVAIAIADEHLLRKKQKENDDKHGEWMRKAELAIDKKQEDLARAALERAVGYRDLAQNFAEEIEHQKAQVDHLRSAMKKLDQKLGEAQAKSELLIAKHRRSRALTKASKARLAAADESKMGTFDRMKNKVHGEEAMGQAMAEIANDNLEERLASLGKDDEIEKLLADIKAKRGVA, from the coding sequence ATGGCATTACTGGAACGCGTATCTGCATTGATCCGGGCGAATCTGAACGATCTGGTCGATCGCGCGGAAGATCCGCAAAAAATGCTGAAGCAGGTGATTCTCGATATGCAGAATCAAATGCTCCAGGTGAAGACTCAAGTCGCGATTGCAATCGCCGACGAACACCTGCTTCGCAAGAAGCAGAAGGAAAACGACGATAAGCATGGCGAATGGATGCGAAAGGCCGAGCTCGCCATCGACAAGAAGCAGGAAGATCTTGCGCGGGCCGCGCTCGAACGGGCAGTCGGCTATCGCGACCTGGCGCAGAACTTCGCAGAGGAAATCGAGCACCAGAAGGCCCAGGTCGACCACCTGCGGTCGGCAATGAAGAAGCTCGATCAGAAGCTCGGCGAAGCTCAGGCCAAGAGCGAACTGCTGATTGCGAAACACCGCCGCTCACGGGCGTTAACGAAAGCCAGTAAGGCGCGGCTTGCCGCTGCGGATGAAAGCAAGATGGGAACTTTCGATCGGATGAAGAACAAAGTCCACGGCGAAGAGGCCATGGGACAGGCCATGGCGGAAATCGCGAATGACAATCTCGAAGAACGGCTCGCCTCGCTCGGCAAGGACGACGAGATCGAGAAGCTGCTCGCGGACATCAAAGCGAAGCGCGGGGTGGCGTAG
- a CDS encoding SPFH domain-containing protein, translating into MNVTANVMVIGVLMVLALVFVMSMLAKLYRKAGPHEALVVYGFGGTRIIKGHGTVILPMLQICRGLSLELMSFDVAPQQDLYTKQGVAVTVEAVAQIKVKSDPESIQTAAEQFLTKGPAEREGLIRLVMEGHLRGIIGQLTVEEIVKQPEMVGERMRSTCAEDMNKMGLEVISFTIKEVRDKNEYITNMGRPDIARIKRDADVATAEAERDTAIKRAEAQRAAAVAKAQADQERVLAETLSAAKQAEAQRDLDVQKAAFKEMTTKQQAQADKAYELQTNIMQQRITAESVKIRQIEKEQEIKVQEAEILRHEKELIAQVLKGAEVERQRIETLAAAEKMRLTMEAEGHAAATRQQGEADAEIIFKKGEAEAKAMNVKAEAYQEYNQAAVVDKLITGLPEIVRALAAPLSNVDKITIVSTGNGTSAGMNKVTGDMVSMAAQIPALFETLSGMQMSELFSKIRGIGEAPKPDGNAPGNAAGAAAGQS; encoded by the coding sequence ATGAACGTCACTGCAAACGTGATGGTTATCGGTGTTCTGATGGTGCTGGCCCTGGTATTTGTGATGTCCATGCTGGCGAAGCTTTATCGCAAAGCCGGACCGCATGAAGCGCTCGTTGTCTATGGCTTCGGCGGCACACGAATCATCAAAGGCCACGGAACCGTGATCCTTCCAATGCTCCAGATCTGCCGGGGCCTGTCGTTGGAACTGATGTCCTTTGATGTGGCGCCCCAGCAGGACCTCTATACGAAGCAAGGCGTCGCCGTCACCGTCGAAGCGGTGGCGCAAATCAAGGTGAAATCGGATCCGGAATCGATCCAGACCGCGGCCGAACAGTTTCTGACCAAGGGACCGGCCGAACGCGAAGGATTGATCCGCCTGGTCATGGAAGGACACCTCCGCGGAATCATCGGCCAGTTGACGGTTGAAGAGATCGTCAAACAGCCCGAGATGGTTGGCGAACGGATGCGGTCCACCTGTGCGGAGGACATGAACAAGATGGGCCTGGAAGTCATCTCGTTCACGATCAAGGAAGTCCGCGACAAAAACGAATACATTACAAACATGGGCCGGCCCGATATCGCACGCATCAAACGCGATGCCGACGTCGCGACAGCCGAAGCCGAGCGCGATACAGCAATCAAGCGCGCCGAAGCGCAACGCGCAGCCGCCGTGGCGAAAGCTCAGGCAGACCAGGAACGGGTATTGGCGGAAACGCTTTCGGCCGCGAAACAGGCCGAAGCGCAGCGCGACCTCGACGTCCAGAAAGCCGCATTCAAAGAAATGACCACGAAGCAGCAGGCGCAAGCCGACAAAGCCTACGAACTGCAGACGAACATCATGCAGCAGCGGATCACGGCGGAATCGGTGAAGATCCGGCAGATCGAAAAGGAACAGGAGATCAAGGTTCAGGAAGCCGAAATTCTCCGCCATGAAAAGGAACTGATTGCCCAGGTGTTGAAGGGGGCCGAGGTCGAGAGGCAACGGATCGAGACTCTGGCAGCGGCCGAGAAAATGCGTTTGACCATGGAAGCCGAAGGCCATGCCGCTGCGACGCGCCAGCAGGGTGAAGCGGACGCCGAAATCATCTTCAAGAAAGGTGAAGCCGAAGCGAAAGCGATGAACGTCAAGGCCGAGGCCTATCAGGAATACAACCAGGCGGCTGTTGTCGACAAGTTGATCACCGGTCTGCCCGAGATCGTGAGGGCGCTTGCCGCTCCGCTTTCGAACGTCGACAAGATCACCATTGTTTCCACTGGAAACGGAACTTCGGCCGGAATGAACAAAGTCACCGGCGATATGGTCAGCATGGCGGCGCAGATCCCCGCCCTCTTCGAAACGCTGTCCGGCATGCAGATGTCTGAACTCTTTTCGAAGATTCGCGGAATCGGCGAGGCGCCCAAGCCCGACGGCAACGCCCCAGGGAACGCTGCCGGCGCGGCGGCTGGACAAAGTTAA
- a CDS encoding helix-turn-helix transcriptional regulator → MTLGEKLRYLRQMEGTLRGLDREMTQQEVVRAIKQERRGSISQSYLSQIESGSRRHLTNDTRLLLSAFFKVHPGYLVDDPDGFHTELMSDLRTEEQSLDLWLINGAETFREDPELCDAMLKIARHDDSRKCFILLAEILDTPGLADRLLQVLKEQTT, encoded by the coding sequence ATGACACTTGGTGAAAAACTTCGCTACCTTCGGCAAATGGAGGGCACCCTTCGCGGCCTGGACCGTGAGATGACGCAGCAGGAAGTCGTTCGGGCGATCAAGCAGGAACGGCGGGGCTCGATCAGCCAGTCGTATCTGTCGCAGATCGAAAGCGGCAGCCGGCGGCATCTGACGAACGACACGAGGCTGCTGTTGTCGGCGTTCTTCAAGGTGCATCCGGGATATCTGGTCGATGATCCGGATGGCTTTCATACGGAGTTGATGTCGGACTTGCGGACCGAGGAGCAGAGCCTGGATCTCTGGCTGATCAACGGAGCGGAAACGTTCCGGGAGGATCCCGAATTGTGCGACGCGATGTTGAAGATCGCGCGTCACGACGATTCGAGGAAGTGCTTCATCCTGCTGGCGGAGATCCTGGACACGCCGGGGCTGGCGGACCGGCTGCTGCAGGTTCTGAAGGAGCAGACAACATGA
- a CDS encoding sugar phosphate isomerase/epimerase, with product MISRRKMLMAPLAIPLAALGQTAPSGKMLLSIHQNTSRSAGYRKSLEGWAKAGIKYVELTDTMLDGFLKTDSLATAKQVVTDLGLTAVSSAAVLPDLWVPGPARAASLETWKKRCEQFSTIGLQKIYCPSVTNRKVTTEDFKATPDCIREAGEIAKQYNLTAMIEFARTSTHIATLSTSLKMIREANHPNVRPMLDFFHFWSGMSKFEDLDTIQPGELAHVHFQDILDTPREIIDNNGRVIPGDGKAPIVAILKKLSEKQYRGALSVELFLAELTQGDPFDVATQIKQKCEKVMRQAGVL from the coding sequence ATGATTTCCAGAAGAAAAATGCTCATGGCTCCACTTGCGATACCGCTGGCGGCACTGGGACAAACCGCGCCCTCCGGCAAAATGCTGCTCTCCATTCACCAGAATACGTCTCGATCGGCGGGATATCGAAAGTCTCTCGAGGGTTGGGCAAAGGCCGGCATCAAGTACGTTGAACTGACGGACACCATGCTCGACGGCTTTCTGAAAACGGACAGCCTCGCTACCGCCAAACAGGTTGTGACGGATCTCGGGCTGACAGCGGTCTCGTCGGCTGCGGTCCTCCCGGACTTATGGGTACCGGGACCCGCGCGAGCGGCTTCTCTGGAAACCTGGAAGAAACGCTGCGAGCAGTTCTCGACGATCGGCTTGCAGAAGATCTACTGCCCGTCTGTGACGAACCGGAAAGTGACCACCGAGGATTTTAAAGCGACCCCGGATTGCATCCGCGAAGCAGGCGAAATCGCGAAACAGTACAACCTCACGGCGATGATCGAGTTTGCCCGCACCTCCACGCACATCGCGACTCTCAGCACGTCGCTGAAGATGATCCGCGAAGCCAATCATCCCAACGTGCGGCCGATGCTGGACTTTTTCCACTTCTGGTCGGGGATGAGCAAGTTCGAAGACCTCGATACCATCCAGCCCGGCGAACTCGCCCACGTCCACTTTCAAGACATTCTGGATACGCCGCGCGAAATCATCGACAACAATGGAAGAGTCATCCCCGGAGACGGCAAGGCTCCCATCGTTGCAATACTCAAGAAGCTTTCGGAAAAGCAGTACCGTGGAGCTTTATCGGTCGAACTCTTCCTCGCAGAGCTGACGCAGGGCGATCCTTTTGACGTAGCGACGCAGATCAAACAGAAGTGTGAAAAGGTAATGCGGCAGGCCGGAGTTCTTTGA
- a CDS encoding putative quinol monooxygenase, giving the protein MIIVRLEVKTERVDEFLKLVSFNAAESRKEPGNLRFDVVRSVDSPTLFRLYEVYRDDAGVKAHQATAHYAKWRAEIEGLLVTPRVSERFISVLPEPYS; this is encoded by the coding sequence ATGATTATTGTTCGTCTCGAGGTAAAGACCGAACGCGTCGACGAGTTTCTGAAACTGGTGTCGTTCAACGCGGCAGAATCGAGGAAAGAGCCTGGCAATCTGCGGTTTGATGTTGTTCGTTCCGTCGACAGTCCCACGCTGTTTCGCCTCTATGAGGTGTATCGGGATGACGCCGGGGTGAAAGCTCATCAGGCCACGGCGCACTATGCGAAATGGCGCGCGGAGATCGAAGGATTGCTTGTAACGCCTCGCGTGAGTGAACGTTTTATCAGCGTTCTGCCTGAACCCTATTCCTGA
- a CDS encoding iron-containing alcohol dehydrogenase: MAFTLRVPQEVHFGKGEVCKLPEIVARFGRRAFVVTGARPAPVALGDSVRWVVHGEPEIATADEGAKICRESGCDVVVAIGGGSVLDTAKAAAALAANGGEALDYLEGVGRGRVLERPSLPFIAVPTTAGSGSEATRNAVLRVPDLKVKRSLRSEYMVPRVALIDPQLSESCPLPVAASAGLDALTHLIEAYVSIGAQPTTDALALQGIVLAAKGLTGLSRGNPDVEAMTLASFWGGIVLANAGLGAVHGLVAPLGGRFSVPHGMGCACLLTATMRTNIQALRERLPDSPALARYDEITAALRDVPDLGRLRADLGVPSLAAFGLSQDQFSAVIAGSRAGSMNFNPITLTDAELERILKDSL; encoded by the coding sequence ATGGCGTTCACGCTTCGCGTTCCGCAAGAGGTTCATTTCGGCAAAGGCGAAGTCTGCAAACTGCCGGAGATCGTTGCGCGTTTCGGCAGGCGCGCATTCGTTGTGACGGGAGCCAGGCCGGCGCCTGTTGCACTTGGCGATTCGGTTCGCTGGGTGGTGCACGGCGAACCGGAAATTGCGACCGCCGACGAAGGCGCGAAGATTTGCCGCGAATCCGGTTGCGATGTGGTGGTCGCCATCGGCGGCGGAAGTGTCCTGGACACGGCGAAGGCCGCCGCAGCTCTCGCGGCGAACGGCGGTGAGGCGTTGGATTATCTCGAAGGCGTCGGGCGCGGCCGCGTTCTCGAACGTCCGTCGCTGCCTTTCATTGCGGTTCCGACGACGGCCGGCAGCGGTTCCGAAGCGACTCGCAATGCCGTTCTTCGCGTTCCGGACCTGAAGGTGAAGCGCAGCCTGCGCAGCGAATACATGGTTCCACGCGTGGCGCTCATCGATCCGCAGCTTTCGGAAAGCTGTCCGCTTCCCGTGGCTGCTTCAGCCGGGCTGGACGCACTGACCCATTTGATCGAAGCCTATGTGTCGATCGGCGCGCAGCCGACCACCGATGCGCTGGCGCTCCAGGGAATCGTGCTGGCAGCGAAGGGGCTCACCGGTCTGTCCCGAGGGAACCCCGATGTTGAAGCGATGACCCTGGCCAGCTTCTGGGGCGGAATCGTTCTCGCCAATGCCGGCCTCGGCGCCGTACATGGTCTCGTGGCTCCGCTTGGCGGCCGCTTTTCCGTTCCGCACGGCATGGGTTGCGCGTGCCTTCTCACTGCAACGATGCGGACAAACATCCAGGCGCTCCGCGAGCGGTTGCCCGATAGTCCCGCGCTGGCCCGTTATGACGAGATTACTGCAGCGCTGCGGGATGTCCCGGATCTGGGCCGCCTCCGCGCCGACCTCGGCGTGCCGTCACTGGCAGCCTTCGGACTCTCGCAAGATCAGTTTTCCGCTGTGATTGCCGGTTCCCGGGCGGGCAGCATGAATTTCAATCCCATCACGCTTACCGATGCGGAGTTGGAACGGATACTGAAGGATTCGTTATAG